The following are encoded together in the Microtus pennsylvanicus isolate mMicPen1 chromosome 8, mMicPen1.hap1, whole genome shotgun sequence genome:
- the Slc6a12 gene encoding sodium- and chloride-dependent betaine transporter isoform X1, whose translation MPSRAWEERGSLSSMDRKVAVHEDGYPVVSWVPEEGEMMDQNGEDQVKDRGQWTNKMEFVLSVAGEIIGLGNVWRFPYLCYKNGGGAFFVPYFIFFFSCGIPVFFLEVALGQYSSQGSVTAWRKICPLLQGIGMASVVIESYLNIYYIIILAWALFYLFSSFTWELPWTTCSNSWNTEHCVDFMNHSAATAASHSENFTSPVMEFWERRVLGITSGIHDLGSLRWELALCLLLAWIICYFCIWKGVKSTGKVVYFTATFPYLMLIILLIRGVTLPGAYQGIVFYLKPDLLRLKDPQVWMDAGTQIFFSFAICQGCLTALGSYNKYHNNCYRDSIALCFLNSATSFVAGFVVFSILGFMSQEQGIPISEVAESGPGLAFIAFPKAVTMMPLSPLWSCLFFLMLLFLGLDSQFVCMECLVTSSMDMFPQQLRKRGRRELLILVVAIVCYLMGLLLVTEGGMYIFQLFDYYASSGICLLFLSLFEVICIGWVYGADRFYDNVEDMIGYRPWPLVKISWLFLTPGLCLATFIFSLSKYTPLKYNNVYMYPSWGYFIGWLLAFSSMACVPLFIIITLLQTQGSFKKRIQRLITPDPSLPQPGRRPPQDGPSALNCSPLPVKRELIAWEKETHL comes from the exons ATGCCATCAAGAGCTTGGGAAGAAAG GGGCTCCCTATCCAGTATGGACAGGAAAGTTGCAGTCCATGAAGATGGGTATCCTGTGGTCTCTTGGGTCCCTGAGGAAGGAGAGATGATGGACCAGAACGGCGAGGACCAGGTGAAGGATCGAGGCCAATGGACCAACAAGATGGAGTTTGTGCTGTCAGTGGCTGGGGAGATCATTGGGCTAGGCAATGTCTGGAGGTTTCCCTATCTCTGCTACAAAAATGGAGGTG gAGCTTTCTTTGTCCCCtacttcatcttcttcttcagcTGTGGAATCCCGGTGTTCTTCCTGGAGGTGGCACTGGGCCAGTACAGCAGCCAGGGGAGCGTTACTGCTTGGAGGAAGATCTGTCCCCTCCTCCAAG GCATTGGCATGGCATCTGTGGTCATTGAGTCTTACTTGAACATCTACTACATCATCATCCTTGCCTGGGCTCTCTTCTACCTGTTCAGCTCCTTTACTTGGGAGCTGCCCTGGACGACGTGCAGCAACTCTTggaacacag AGCACTGCGTGGACTTTATGAACCACTCGGCAGCCACAGCGGCCAGCCACTCTGAGAACTTCACCTCACCTGTCATGGAATTCTGGGA GAGACGGGTTCTGGGTATTACATCGGGCATCCATGACCTGGGGTCCCTGCGCTGGGAGCTGGCCTTgtgcctcctgcttgcctggatCATCTGCTATTTCTGCATCTGGAAGGGGGTCAAGTCCACGGGCAAG GTTGTTTATTTCACAGCCACTTTTCCTTACCTGATGTTGATTATTCTTCTCATCCGGGGTGTCACCCTTCCTGGAGCCTACCAGGGCATTGTCTTCTACCTGAAGCCAGACTTGCTCCGCCTCAAGGACCCCCAG GTATGGATGGATGCAGGCACCCAGATCTTCTTCTCCTTTGCCATCTGCCAGGGGTGCCTAACAGCCCTGGGCAGCTACAACAAGTACCACAACAACTGCTACAG GGACTCCAtagccctctgcttcctgaacagCGCTACCAGCTTCGTGGCTGGGTTTGTCGTCTTCTCCATCCTGGGCTTCATGTCTCAAGAGCAGGGAATACCCATTTCTGAAGTGGCTGAGTCAG GTCCCGGTCTGGCCTTCATTGCCTTCCCCAAAGCCGTGACGATGATGCCTTTGTCCCCGCTGTggtcctgcctcttcttcctcatgcTCCTGTTTCTAGGGCTGGACAGCCAG TTTGTCTGTATGGAGTGCCTGGTGACCTCCTCCATGGACATGTTTCCCCAGCAGCTTAGGAAGAGAGGGCGGCGTGAACTGCTGATCCTGGTTGTCGCGATTGTGTGCTACTTGATGGGGCTCCTTCTGGTCACTGAG GGTGGGATGTACATCTTCCAGCTCTTTGACTACTACGCCTCCAGCGGCATATGCCtgctcttcctctccttgtttgAGGTGATCTGCATCGGCTGGGTGTATG GGGCAGACCGTTTCTATGACAACGTTGAGGACATGATTGGCTACCGGCCATGGCCCTTGGTGAAGATCTCCTGGCTCTTTCTGACCCCAGGCCTTTGCCTG GCCACTTTCATCTTCTCCTTGAGCAAGTACACACCACTCAAATACAACAACGTCTACATGTACCCGTCTTGGGGCTACTTCATTGGATGGCTCTTGGCtttctcctccatggcctgtgtccctctcttcatcatcatcactcTCCTGCAGACCCAGGGTTCCTTCAAGAAG CGCATCCAAAGACTCATCACCCCGGACCCCAGTCTGCCGCAGCCAGGGCGGCGTCCACCTCAGGATGGCCCCTCTGCTCTCAACTGCTCGCCCTTGCCAGTCAAGCGAGAACTCATTGCCTGGGAGAAGGAGACACACTTGTAG
- the Slc6a12 gene encoding sodium- and chloride-dependent betaine transporter isoform X2, translating to MDRKVAVHEDGYPVVSWVPEEGEMMDQNGEDQVKDRGQWTNKMEFVLSVAGEIIGLGNVWRFPYLCYKNGGGAFFVPYFIFFFSCGIPVFFLEVALGQYSSQGSVTAWRKICPLLQGIGMASVVIESYLNIYYIIILAWALFYLFSSFTWELPWTTCSNSWNTEHCVDFMNHSAATAASHSENFTSPVMEFWERRVLGITSGIHDLGSLRWELALCLLLAWIICYFCIWKGVKSTGKVVYFTATFPYLMLIILLIRGVTLPGAYQGIVFYLKPDLLRLKDPQVWMDAGTQIFFSFAICQGCLTALGSYNKYHNNCYRDSIALCFLNSATSFVAGFVVFSILGFMSQEQGIPISEVAESGPGLAFIAFPKAVTMMPLSPLWSCLFFLMLLFLGLDSQFVCMECLVTSSMDMFPQQLRKRGRRELLILVVAIVCYLMGLLLVTEGGMYIFQLFDYYASSGICLLFLSLFEVICIGWVYGADRFYDNVEDMIGYRPWPLVKISWLFLTPGLCLATFIFSLSKYTPLKYNNVYMYPSWGYFIGWLLAFSSMACVPLFIIITLLQTQGSFKKRIQRLITPDPSLPQPGRRPPQDGPSALNCSPLPVKRELIAWEKETHL from the exons ATGGACAGGAAAGTTGCAGTCCATGAAGATGGGTATCCTGTGGTCTCTTGGGTCCCTGAGGAAGGAGAGATGATGGACCAGAACGGCGAGGACCAGGTGAAGGATCGAGGCCAATGGACCAACAAGATGGAGTTTGTGCTGTCAGTGGCTGGGGAGATCATTGGGCTAGGCAATGTCTGGAGGTTTCCCTATCTCTGCTACAAAAATGGAGGTG gAGCTTTCTTTGTCCCCtacttcatcttcttcttcagcTGTGGAATCCCGGTGTTCTTCCTGGAGGTGGCACTGGGCCAGTACAGCAGCCAGGGGAGCGTTACTGCTTGGAGGAAGATCTGTCCCCTCCTCCAAG GCATTGGCATGGCATCTGTGGTCATTGAGTCTTACTTGAACATCTACTACATCATCATCCTTGCCTGGGCTCTCTTCTACCTGTTCAGCTCCTTTACTTGGGAGCTGCCCTGGACGACGTGCAGCAACTCTTggaacacag AGCACTGCGTGGACTTTATGAACCACTCGGCAGCCACAGCGGCCAGCCACTCTGAGAACTTCACCTCACCTGTCATGGAATTCTGGGA GAGACGGGTTCTGGGTATTACATCGGGCATCCATGACCTGGGGTCCCTGCGCTGGGAGCTGGCCTTgtgcctcctgcttgcctggatCATCTGCTATTTCTGCATCTGGAAGGGGGTCAAGTCCACGGGCAAG GTTGTTTATTTCACAGCCACTTTTCCTTACCTGATGTTGATTATTCTTCTCATCCGGGGTGTCACCCTTCCTGGAGCCTACCAGGGCATTGTCTTCTACCTGAAGCCAGACTTGCTCCGCCTCAAGGACCCCCAG GTATGGATGGATGCAGGCACCCAGATCTTCTTCTCCTTTGCCATCTGCCAGGGGTGCCTAACAGCCCTGGGCAGCTACAACAAGTACCACAACAACTGCTACAG GGACTCCAtagccctctgcttcctgaacagCGCTACCAGCTTCGTGGCTGGGTTTGTCGTCTTCTCCATCCTGGGCTTCATGTCTCAAGAGCAGGGAATACCCATTTCTGAAGTGGCTGAGTCAG GTCCCGGTCTGGCCTTCATTGCCTTCCCCAAAGCCGTGACGATGATGCCTTTGTCCCCGCTGTggtcctgcctcttcttcctcatgcTCCTGTTTCTAGGGCTGGACAGCCAG TTTGTCTGTATGGAGTGCCTGGTGACCTCCTCCATGGACATGTTTCCCCAGCAGCTTAGGAAGAGAGGGCGGCGTGAACTGCTGATCCTGGTTGTCGCGATTGTGTGCTACTTGATGGGGCTCCTTCTGGTCACTGAG GGTGGGATGTACATCTTCCAGCTCTTTGACTACTACGCCTCCAGCGGCATATGCCtgctcttcctctccttgtttgAGGTGATCTGCATCGGCTGGGTGTATG GGGCAGACCGTTTCTATGACAACGTTGAGGACATGATTGGCTACCGGCCATGGCCCTTGGTGAAGATCTCCTGGCTCTTTCTGACCCCAGGCCTTTGCCTG GCCACTTTCATCTTCTCCTTGAGCAAGTACACACCACTCAAATACAACAACGTCTACATGTACCCGTCTTGGGGCTACTTCATTGGATGGCTCTTGGCtttctcctccatggcctgtgtccctctcttcatcatcatcactcTCCTGCAGACCCAGGGTTCCTTCAAGAAG CGCATCCAAAGACTCATCACCCCGGACCCCAGTCTGCCGCAGCCAGGGCGGCGTCCACCTCAGGATGGCCCCTCTGCTCTCAACTGCTCGCCCTTGCCAGTCAAGCGAGAACTCATTGCCTGGGAGAAGGAGACACACTTGTAG